The Thunnus albacares chromosome 11, fThuAlb1.1, whole genome shotgun sequence genome contains a region encoding:
- the LOC122992028 gene encoding protein SIX6OS1 isoform X3 — protein sequence MNDQFSLSKIDSFLFQLVLQTRELSQKKNEINQQITVCRADIAKRRSYIETVQTSIKKLEEEIRVKQSTGNHNKANAKREIYEERISRYRTIFQSHKDHYCQNPLAQKLLMLHAEKEEIEFRIKACDDQITMKQMELENLTGPAINSSSTETLPDSVSGQQPVTEPEEDLDPQTEDDNDSSIDISSLHLNQTKIWQNGDTTAVEANAEEVHDENKAQDALTCSNSPEKASNEQYMWSYQQPDEQSRPDEMQAEEQEQETGPGKQVLSTTFRLNLKSEKRSAISEVEEAVEEEMEERVAAEEEQAPSKEDNERLTAFCQSSSQEIQSSPATVKTVPSTSTFPFNISPGCSPHQGTSDTKSPAFLFALNSGPSTPGFSGFGFDMGSSQEEDSSFPFTSSFFSEKKMMESKSSGPDFLFDQPEQSEDFQFTFSSKSPQTTNRENTSDEFPFSFNF from the exons ATGAACGACCAATTTTCACTCAGTAAAATCGACAGCTTCCTTTTTCAGCTTG ttCTTCAAACTCGTGAGCTTTCCCAAAAGAAGAATGAAATCAACCAACAAATTACAG TTTGCAGAGCTGACATTGCAAAGAGAAGGTCTTACATTGAAACAGTCCAAACAAGTATCAAGAAACTTGAGGAAGAAATCAGGGTGAAGCAGAGCACTGGCAACCACAATAAAGCAAATGCAAAAAG GGAAATCTACGAAGAGAGGATTTCAAGATACAGGACTATATTCCAGTCCCATAAAGATCATTATTGCCAAAATCCTCTTGCTCAGAAACTCCTCATGCTGCATGCCGAGAAAGAGGAGATCGAGTTTAGGATCAAGGCTTGTGATGATCAAATAACAATGAAACAGATGGAGCTGGAAAATCTCACTG GTCCAGCAATCAATTCTTCTTCCACTGAGACACTCCCAGACAG TGTTTCTGGCCAGCAGCCTGTAACAGAACCAGAGGAAGATTTAGATCCTCAGACAGAGGATGACAATGACTCTTCCATTGACATCTCCTCTCTGCATCTCAACCAGACTAAG ATTTGGCAGAATGGTGATACAACAGCTGTAGAGGCAAATGCTGAAGAAGTTCATGATGAAAACAAGGCTCAGGATGCACTCACCTGTAGTAATTCCCCAGAAAAAGCAAGCAATGAGCAATACATGTGGTCATATCAACAGCCAGATG AGCAAAGTCGGCCAGATGAGATGCAAGCtgaggagcaggagcaggaaaCTGGACCAGGAAAGCAGGTCTTGTCAACTACATTCAGGCTGAACCTAAAAAGT GAAAAGCGGTCCGCTATATCAGAGGTAGAGGAAGCAgtagaggaagagatggaggaaagagTAGCTGCAGAGGAAGAGCAGGCACCAAGCAAAGAGGACAATGAGAGACTCACTGCTTTTTGTCAGTCATCATCTCAAGAAATTCAGTCTTCCCCTGCAACAGTGAAAACTGTGCCTTCAACCTCAACATTCCCATTTAA CATTAGCCCTGGTTGTTCCCCTCATCAAGGGACCTCCGATACCAAATCTCCAGCTTTCCTGTTTGCTCTGAACTCTGGTCCTAGCACGCCGGGCTTCTCTGGATTTGGGTTTGATATGGGCTCTTcacaggaggag GACTCATCCTTCCCATTCACCAGCTCTTTTTTCAGTGAGAAG AAAATGATGGAGTCAAAATCAAGCG GCcctgacttcctgtttgaccAACCAGAGCAGAGTGAAGACTTCCAGTTTACCTTTAGCTCCAAGAGCCCTCAGACCACCAACAGAGAAAACACCAGCGATGAGTTTCCATTTTCATTCAACTTTTGA
- the LOC122992028 gene encoding protein SIX6OS1 isoform X1, whose amino-acid sequence MNDQFSLSKIDSFLFQLVLQTRELSQKKNEINQQITVCRADIAKRRSYIETVQTSIKKLEEEIRVKQSTGNHNKANAKSMKATNSLLLQYEHTLKAELESAKASYNQDMEIYEERISRYRTIFQSHKDHYCQNPLAQKLLMLHAEKEEIEFRIKACDDQITMKQMELENLTGPAINSSSTETLPDSVSGQQPVTEPEEDLDPQTEDDNDSSIDISSLHLNQTKIWQNGDTTAVEANAEEVHDENKAQDALTCSNSPEKASNEQYMWSYQQPDEQSRPDEMQAEEQEQETGPGKQVLSTTFRLNLKSEKRSAISEVEEAVEEEMEERVAAEEEQAPSKEDNERLTAFCQSSSQEIQSSPATVKTVPSTSTFPFNISPGCSPHQGTSDTKSPAFLFALNSGPSTPGFSGFGFDMGSSQEEDSSFPFTSSFFSEKKMMESKSSGPDFLFDQPEQSEDFQFTFSSKSPQTTNRENTSDEFPFSFNF is encoded by the exons ATGAACGACCAATTTTCACTCAGTAAAATCGACAGCTTCCTTTTTCAGCTTG ttCTTCAAACTCGTGAGCTTTCCCAAAAGAAGAATGAAATCAACCAACAAATTACAG TTTGCAGAGCTGACATTGCAAAGAGAAGGTCTTACATTGAAACAGTCCAAACAAGTATCAAGAAACTTGAGGAAGAAATCAGGGTGAAGCAGAGCACTGGCAACCACAATAAAGCAAATGCAAAAAG CATGAAGGCGACTAACAGCCTGCTTCTTCAGTATGAACATACACTGAAAGCAGAACTGGAGAGCGCAAAAGCCAGCTACAACCAAGACAT GGAAATCTACGAAGAGAGGATTTCAAGATACAGGACTATATTCCAGTCCCATAAAGATCATTATTGCCAAAATCCTCTTGCTCAGAAACTCCTCATGCTGCATGCCGAGAAAGAGGAGATCGAGTTTAGGATCAAGGCTTGTGATGATCAAATAACAATGAAACAGATGGAGCTGGAAAATCTCACTG GTCCAGCAATCAATTCTTCTTCCACTGAGACACTCCCAGACAG TGTTTCTGGCCAGCAGCCTGTAACAGAACCAGAGGAAGATTTAGATCCTCAGACAGAGGATGACAATGACTCTTCCATTGACATCTCCTCTCTGCATCTCAACCAGACTAAG ATTTGGCAGAATGGTGATACAACAGCTGTAGAGGCAAATGCTGAAGAAGTTCATGATGAAAACAAGGCTCAGGATGCACTCACCTGTAGTAATTCCCCAGAAAAAGCAAGCAATGAGCAATACATGTGGTCATATCAACAGCCAGATG AGCAAAGTCGGCCAGATGAGATGCAAGCtgaggagcaggagcaggaaaCTGGACCAGGAAAGCAGGTCTTGTCAACTACATTCAGGCTGAACCTAAAAAGT GAAAAGCGGTCCGCTATATCAGAGGTAGAGGAAGCAgtagaggaagagatggaggaaagagTAGCTGCAGAGGAAGAGCAGGCACCAAGCAAAGAGGACAATGAGAGACTCACTGCTTTTTGTCAGTCATCATCTCAAGAAATTCAGTCTTCCCCTGCAACAGTGAAAACTGTGCCTTCAACCTCAACATTCCCATTTAA CATTAGCCCTGGTTGTTCCCCTCATCAAGGGACCTCCGATACCAAATCTCCAGCTTTCCTGTTTGCTCTGAACTCTGGTCCTAGCACGCCGGGCTTCTCTGGATTTGGGTTTGATATGGGCTCTTcacaggaggag GACTCATCCTTCCCATTCACCAGCTCTTTTTTCAGTGAGAAG AAAATGATGGAGTCAAAATCAAGCG GCcctgacttcctgtttgaccAACCAGAGCAGAGTGAAGACTTCCAGTTTACCTTTAGCTCCAAGAGCCCTCAGACCACCAACAGAGAAAACACCAGCGATGAGTTTCCATTTTCATTCAACTTTTGA
- the LOC122992028 gene encoding protein SIX6OS1 isoform X2 has product MNDQFSLSKIDSFLFQLVLQTRELSQKKNEINQQITVCRADIAKRRSYIETVQTSIKKLEEEIRVKQSTGNHNKANAKSMKATNSLLLQYEHTLKAELESAKASYNQDMEIYEERISRYRTIFQSHKDHYCQNPLAQKLLMLHAEKEEIEFRIKACDDQITMKQMELENLTGPAINSSSTETLPDSVSGQQPVTEPEEDLDPQTEDDNDSSIDISSLHLNQTKIWQNGDTTAVEANAEEVHDENKAQDALTCSNSPEKASNEQYMWSYQQPDEQSRPDEMQAEEQEQETGPGKQEKRSAISEVEEAVEEEMEERVAAEEEQAPSKEDNERLTAFCQSSSQEIQSSPATVKTVPSTSTFPFNISPGCSPHQGTSDTKSPAFLFALNSGPSTPGFSGFGFDMGSSQEEDSSFPFTSSFFSEKKMMESKSSGPDFLFDQPEQSEDFQFTFSSKSPQTTNRENTSDEFPFSFNF; this is encoded by the exons ATGAACGACCAATTTTCACTCAGTAAAATCGACAGCTTCCTTTTTCAGCTTG ttCTTCAAACTCGTGAGCTTTCCCAAAAGAAGAATGAAATCAACCAACAAATTACAG TTTGCAGAGCTGACATTGCAAAGAGAAGGTCTTACATTGAAACAGTCCAAACAAGTATCAAGAAACTTGAGGAAGAAATCAGGGTGAAGCAGAGCACTGGCAACCACAATAAAGCAAATGCAAAAAG CATGAAGGCGACTAACAGCCTGCTTCTTCAGTATGAACATACACTGAAAGCAGAACTGGAGAGCGCAAAAGCCAGCTACAACCAAGACAT GGAAATCTACGAAGAGAGGATTTCAAGATACAGGACTATATTCCAGTCCCATAAAGATCATTATTGCCAAAATCCTCTTGCTCAGAAACTCCTCATGCTGCATGCCGAGAAAGAGGAGATCGAGTTTAGGATCAAGGCTTGTGATGATCAAATAACAATGAAACAGATGGAGCTGGAAAATCTCACTG GTCCAGCAATCAATTCTTCTTCCACTGAGACACTCCCAGACAG TGTTTCTGGCCAGCAGCCTGTAACAGAACCAGAGGAAGATTTAGATCCTCAGACAGAGGATGACAATGACTCTTCCATTGACATCTCCTCTCTGCATCTCAACCAGACTAAG ATTTGGCAGAATGGTGATACAACAGCTGTAGAGGCAAATGCTGAAGAAGTTCATGATGAAAACAAGGCTCAGGATGCACTCACCTGTAGTAATTCCCCAGAAAAAGCAAGCAATGAGCAATACATGTGGTCATATCAACAGCCAGATG AGCAAAGTCGGCCAGATGAGATGCAAGCtgaggagcaggagcaggaaaCTGGACCAGGAAAGCAG GAAAAGCGGTCCGCTATATCAGAGGTAGAGGAAGCAgtagaggaagagatggaggaaagagTAGCTGCAGAGGAAGAGCAGGCACCAAGCAAAGAGGACAATGAGAGACTCACTGCTTTTTGTCAGTCATCATCTCAAGAAATTCAGTCTTCCCCTGCAACAGTGAAAACTGTGCCTTCAACCTCAACATTCCCATTTAA CATTAGCCCTGGTTGTTCCCCTCATCAAGGGACCTCCGATACCAAATCTCCAGCTTTCCTGTTTGCTCTGAACTCTGGTCCTAGCACGCCGGGCTTCTCTGGATTTGGGTTTGATATGGGCTCTTcacaggaggag GACTCATCCTTCCCATTCACCAGCTCTTTTTTCAGTGAGAAG AAAATGATGGAGTCAAAATCAAGCG GCcctgacttcctgtttgaccAACCAGAGCAGAGTGAAGACTTCCAGTTTACCTTTAGCTCCAAGAGCCCTCAGACCACCAACAGAGAAAACACCAGCGATGAGTTTCCATTTTCATTCAACTTTTGA